The genomic segment gtcagctggccagtgtgcatgtgcgcactggccagctgagttcagcctttttaaaagccatttttcgccctccccaggctccagatgctttataggcttccctgaagcctccagagtgcaaaaaaactatgggcaaactggaagtttggttTGCTTATAAGGTCAGTTtaagtcctccagagccttcaaggatcttcaggaggcttccctgaaggctccggaggactaaaaacagccctacgagcaaactggaagtgacttcaggggtggggggaggcttttttcaccctccccaagctcctataaagcctgggagcctggggagggggaaaaaagcatgcaaaaaatggggggggggggaaggtgcctGTCATGCACGAATGCGCACTGGGGgagtcgcacattgcattatgggtgcaacacgcccacgcacgacccccctgcgctccccccccccgcttatggcacgcaagcctaAAAAGGTTCGCCAGCGCTGCTCTAGAGATTATGAGAACTGAAATTTGGAAAGGCTTTAGCAATACCAAAATATAACAAGAGAGAATAAGACAAATAATTACCTAATTCTCAATGGAAATTATTAATGGCTATTAAACATGGTTTGTGTGTCTACACATAAATGCAAATACATACACTTTCTCCATGTTTACAGGCATTATACTACTTGCTGGGGGCAAAATAAAATACCTTTTGTTCATATCCTGTCTTTGAACTTCTCAGTAAAATCTAGGAATAAAACTTTGGCCTGATTCAACAGAAAACCTAACTTTATTAAACTAgctttattaaatattaaacaggCTAGACCAGCTACCCTGGATCTCTTTTTAAATTGCAGTAATGAAGCCAACTGTAGACTTCTTGCTTATGTTTGTGTGTATTAGCAGAACTAAATATGGTATTTAACAATATATAAACACTACAATGCATTAAGAATATCTTAGAATGTCTTCTGCAATGCACTTGACACATTTCATTTGTGTCTTTGTtgtctttttaagaaaaaatcaAACTTACTTTCTCCTGGGGATTCCAACGAATCTTCTGTAGGGAATCTGTTCCACTTAAGCTGAGTAAAATGGATGTTGAAATACCCACTTTAATAAttaaggaatatctttgaaagaCAGGAAATAGCCTTACTCTCCATCCATTCTTGTCTAACCCtacttgcttgtttttatttaaagGCTGTACACCCTTGGCCAGTGacggctaatctttttgttgtcgtGTGCTGAAAGCAATAcgacacaacccccccccctgcgcACCCCCCCCTCATGCGTGCACAACTCTCCcgcatatgcatgcacacaccctgcgcatgcatgcatgaccctccTACACCTCCCTTGACCATTTTTGGcttcaggttggtgcaggaggctttctaggcccaaaacggggtgtggAGGGGGTCATGCAGCATCACTGtgtcccattttggcttccaggttggtgcaggcccAAAACTGGGTGCTGTCCCCCCATTTGGCactaacctggaagccaaaacagggtgcaagGGAGCTGTGAGGCCACAGAATGCAATGCGAGAACCCCACGCTCATGCGTGCAGTTGTCTCGCACATGCATGtaaggcagagacccaaagaccagatggccggtgggaggcatgcgtgcatgctTGGTGGAGTGGGCTGAGGTGACAGCTGGCGTGCCTGCAGACGGGGCTCTGTGCCACCTGTAGAACatctgccataggttcaccatcacggccctaagcATTTTGGGAAGGGATGGTGTAATCTTTagtttaaatgattttttaaagttATCTCTAATTTGCCCCATCCTTTTAAAATGTGCCAATGATGCAACAAATGTCCCATCTGAAGGCCAGTCGGTACAAGACACAATCATGGCATTTCACTCATCCAGAAAATTGTTAAGGATCAGGGGATTCTCATAAACCTATGAGATATGGATTAAGAGGATGCAGTTGAGAAGAGAATCAACAGAAATTAGGGATTTTAACAGAAATACAAATCctaaaacatacatacacacatacacatacatatatatacatatacatacacacacatacatacatacatacacatataaagTTTTAGGATTTATATTACtgttagaatatatatatatatacacaaacacatatatgtaAAGTTTTACCTATTCTTGTAAAATACTATATTATGAAATCCTTTTCCCAATCAATACGTGTAACatgaatgaaataaatatgaACACAATGAATACTAATAAATTATTATGCCATAAACTTTTTAAGATTCAAACACATGCAATCAAGTGCATGAAATATTATCCAGATATGAAATACATTCATAAGAGTAATAAATAATGAAGCAAAGTAGAACTCATGATAGTGATAAAAAATTGCTGACCAGAATCGCTTTGGATATTGAGATAGGCagtttgtacatttatttattatttatataaataatatttttaaaaaaacatactatGCAGTATGCATTAGTTTAGCAATATAAAATTATGTTATAcatcaggcctgtcaaactggcagcctgcgggcCAATGCGTCAtgcataggccacgcccacccctgctctacaaaAGCGAAGAACTTCACTATAAGTCATGTGACTAGATAGTTTGACACCCATTATACACATATACAGTGTGTataaggggtgggttccggcacgcgctactgctggtttgcttgtgtgcacgttttattctgcacatgtgcagaactaaaaaacaagatggcggcaccaacaGCACCGACCGGGGAcccaggccgaaccggtaggaacccaccactggtatacacacacagaaacacacagacacatatgatgtatgtatgtatgtatatatacagtatacagtgtgtgtgtgtgtggatgatagatagaagaaaaagagagatagagagagggagggagcgagagaaGATACTTTATTTTCTATCTACCTCTCGTCACTTGCAGTTTTACAATAAAGGATACTACTCAATACGCTTACTATACACCATAGCAGCATTGTAAATCTGATCCAAAAAATATCCTTCCCATGAATTCGTGGTTGCATCTTATAGGAAATAATTGTCTGAAGCAGAATATATATGATTCCTAATCCAAATGCGAGGAAACTTCCAAATGTATGTATGGAATATGTAACATTTTTCTACAGAAAAATAACATAATTCAATGGTTTTTGGACAATACTGGAGTAATACTTGAAAGATTCAAACAGTATCACAAAACTTAATCTGAATAGAATCTCTCAAAATTACCAGGATTTTGGCTCAATAACAAATATCGCTATCTGCAAACCACTATAAAAACCTATAGATCTATCATTATTGGAAGTTCATTATTTAATTAAGAGAAAGATTGTAATGATATAGATCCTAAAGACAGCGATTTTGCTATAAGAAGGCAACTGTATTTAATGAGTCTCCCCCCCCAAACTACATTAATACCCACCTAActaaatgattaatttaagaaAACATTTCCCCCATTTTCTTTTGTCAGGTTATAATTCTGTGAAAAAATTAATcggctttttaaattttcatgaGTATGTATCTTTGCCACTGAATGTTATTAGAGCTTCTATTAATATAGAAGAGAATTTGAAGGAAAAATATAAACCATCAGTCCTGACTTCATTTATTTCCTAAACAATCACTTACATTCAATGTGCCACAGTAATAACTAATGAGTCTTCTGGTTCAATCAGTTCAGTTAAAGGAATTCTACCTCCAAGGTTCACTGTTCATTAAATATTCAGGTTTGATAAGAGATTTCTGAAGATGTCCATTAAAAACAAATCAATGCCTATCAGTCTGAAAACGGttgcaaaataattttgaaaaatctGATGGTCCGCCATTTTACTTCAGAGACATTGTGTGAAATGAGATTGGGTACATTACTGAATTTGCTGAAGAGTGGCTATCCTGTCAAAATTGCTCTAAgagaactaaataaaataaaataaaattgaaatcatGGACAAAAATAGGACAACATCCTTTGCAGGCTTCTCTTGCGTGTGCTAAAAGTGCTTATGATTCCAAGATAAGATAATTGGGTAAAATGGGATTTGTGGAGAAGGCTCTTTGCTCACTTTTCTgaagtttgcccccccccccaaaaaaaaccccaacaactaAATAACTAACTAGATTTCAGGAGGATACATAAGTCAAGGGGGAGCTTTCTAGTTGTCAGGACTGATTTTTTTCTGCTCAATTGTTATTTCTGAGAAAACATTTCTCAGAAATTGAGATTTATTTGCACTGAAATAGATCCTTTTTATTTAACTTAATTCTATTAACAGTGTAGTATGTTGCTTGCAAATATATCTATTTCAAAAGTATCATCTggcctaaataaaataaaatcattccaAATACCAGCAGTTTGTCCTGGAAACTTAAAAGTAACTTACATTTATTTCATTACTATCGTGTTGCTTATggtaaataaaattaagaaatagcTATAGAAACATCCTCAGTATCCAACTATATTGTAAAAACCAATCAATACCAATTAAAGATGCTTCCAAGTAGACACATACTATTCAAAATATATTGTACATCTTGTGCTGTTTCTTTTTTGGAAGTATGGAAGAATGATGGGGGGAAATGATGTTCCCAATGTCAAATAGTATAACACATATCTTTCTTATCAAGCTTCATTTGAGCATATCCTTAGAATAGGCTATTATGATGAAGTCTTATGATGAAGATATGTACTTTTGTCATTTCAGCCAAAACACAAACCTGGAAGTTTGCAATGATGCAAATCCCAAAACAGATGACCATTCCTATCACTAAGCCAGCCTTATTGAGTCTGAGCATCTTGGGTTCATCAGGGTTCAAAACACTGACTTGTTTGTACCGAACATATATGGTGGAAATAGCTGTGAATGAACAATTGAAGCAAAGTAAGAATAGAGAAGCATATCAAATGCAATGAAGACTAATGAACGATTATAGCACATGAAAATTGTGGTCTTTTATGCAAAACATAACAAAAGAATTGTAGAAGTAGATTAACTGTCTGAGGACTCCTTTCATGCTAGGCAGAACGGGTTTGGAGACCATGATTTTTAATCCAACCATCCAATAACTTCCCGTTAAGTAACTATAGCTTACTTTCTCTGAATGTAAAGTGCAGAGTGAtatgttctttagctattcctgTGATAGCTTAACATCCTGTGCTTCCCTATTCTGCCCAGGTGTTGTTGGAATAGATGTTCAGACTATTTCATTAAAGTAGATGCAACTATGTATACCGTTTCAACCTTTAAAGTCTGTAAAAACTGTAGTGTTTTTGTCTTAATTGCACATACCAACTGCATTGCCCCAAACATCTTTCAGtgaatgttctttttctttagtTAAGATATATTCATCTCTGTAGTCTCATTAAAGCCCACATCTAAGCAATCTCAGAAGCTCAGTATTATTTTTACTATACTTACCCAAGAAGGAAGCAAAGCACAACATTATTCCAAACAAGCATCTTTCTGGAGGGAATACCCCTGTGTCACTGAAAGATAAGCAAATTATGATACTAAGCATCCTGCAAGGCAATTGGAATGACAAAACCTATGGAATACAAAACTAACACCCATTATtttcggaaacagaattaattAAAGATTGTATgctaaagtgggctcaaaatattgaagaaccaataatgctggatacatgggaaagaatctgggtaagaaatgtgaaatttacacaagctcaaaacctgagagaaaatttttataagatgttctatagatgacatttagatcctaaaaagctggcttctatgtatccgaatttacagcctaaatgttggagatgtggttctctcgatgctacatattttcatatatggtggacctgccaaaaggttaaggcattttgtataaaaatatggtggattatgcaaaatatctttaaaagaaggataaagtttactcctcagttatttctactaggtataagtactgattttacagtggtagagactaacttgattctgcacctaataacagcagcaagactgttggtggcgcaatactggaagaagaaagacttgcctacaactcaagaatggacattgaaagttacaaatttagccgagatggctaaaatataggcatatcttaaagatcattcaaatgagagatataaacgagactggaaaaaatggattgactatatacaaaacaaatatgggactaagaaattccagatagcctatgcttaagatcaggaatgatttaaactgttcaaagttagcgtagcaagaagaagctaagatcaatgcagagatgttattaaccctttttttttctttatttcttttttctcaatatattttagactgtgtttgctaaaaatctataccgtgtacaggctctgggaagtcggggggggagggaggtggggtgttgggggggagggagggatatatactaggttagatacgatgtgttagatttcaatgtaatgcgacttcacatgtatactgtttttctttaatttctctgtaaaaataggataagttaagtacattgacatatagtggaaatacaccaaggggaggaggagagggatagaagaaagaggggtaaagagggcgggagagaggataggagggagggtgagaagggagggagtggatcgggagagaggagtggtagagggggaggggaagtagggtagagggggatgatggagggaggatagaaagttggaggggggtggaagaaagaggtgtacggagagtggaagaggtatattgggtttctattttgggggggactgttgacaagaggaattgctgcgattattgtttaatgttgtatggctccggctatgcacagtatatatgtgagtgtatgaaaatgaaaaaatggaaaataaaaatctttttcaaaaaaaaacctaacacCCATTATTAATGTTGACTCTAATGATAAGTGATATAGTATgagtaaagataaagatttcttTGATAACTACATAGATTCTTGCAGGATAGTGGTTTCCCAATACCTATCTCTATGATGTATTTTTAAATCCCATACAAAGCCTACACACCTAGGACTTCCTGGAGATTTTTCATCCAACCACTTCTACGTCTGAGCCTGCTAAATATTTTAGAATCAGCTAATCAGCTAAGGtcagcaatttttttctttccattaaaaaaataatatttgtaatgATATGTGGGACTGACCCTAGAAGACTGGGGATGCTTCCCAAGAAATGATCAGATAAGAGCGGGTGTAGCACATAGGTGCATAATGAGCAGAGGAGAAAAACTCAGAAAAGAACTTCCCTAACTTGTCAGGCAGTAAAATAGATGCATTCAAACTGTATTGAAATAGCTTATCATACAGTAAACTGAGAATAATTATACTTACCaaagcatatacatttaaaaacagGAAATACATATTTGTAAATAATGGCTAATATTTACATAGCATAAAGTGGTTACGCCTGTTTTACATAAGTGAGGTCAGGGTAACTTAAGACTGTTAAGACATAAATCTGAGTCCTAATATTTCTTCTCTGTTTCATTTAAGATCAGAAGCCAAGGATGCCACTGAAGCCCTAAGTAGTAACTGATGTAAAACATTGATAATATCAATATTAATGAATTTATACTTTAATAAATCAACTAACAGTTCAAGGAACTGCAGTCACTGCTATTTTGgagagaaagaccgttggcttacctgaacggtcgttctcggggcactgcgaagagagcccaaatgctgggttaacacagcctatctgcccttggactgagtgatgtttttcttgaccacgcctccctttgcctgcacatgctcaattcgaaaacgaaggaaccgtcctgtaatcaattacagtcaatacagccacatcgttcaaaatacaaacacccgggttggtttgggctctcttcgcagtgccccgagaacgaccgttcaggtaagccaacggtctttctccagtgcactgctcagagagcccaaatgctgggacatgcccaagctattgagtcccagggtggggaagcgccgaagcctctggcatttcagccactctttgtaatactcttctgccaaaggaggcttcggctgaggcaaaggtgtcaatcttatagtttctaataaaggccgtgggggaagcccaggtggccgctctacaaatgtctaggatagaggcctgggttgcccaggctgcagacgttgcagcgctcctggtggagtgagcggtgattcgtctcggagccgtcttgccctggtgctcatatgccagtttgatgcaagcacgtagccaacgtcccacagtgtgagaggagaccttgcggcccagggacgcagggaggaaggagacaaagaaagcctctgaccggcggtagtcctttgttctctttacatacgtgcgcacggcccgtctcacgtccagcttgtgccactcacgctccttagggtgagaaggatggggacagaagttgggcaaaataagttcttgagtcctgtgaaacagggagttaattttcgaagcaaatgacggatcaagtctcaatattactctgtccgggtgaactacgcacaaatcctccctgacagagagcgcagcaagctcggctaccctgcgagcggatgtaatggccaccaggaaagcggttttgatggtgaggtagcgcagactggtctttttcaaaggctcaaatggggctttggtcagggccttaagcacaaatggaagatcccatgacggataccggtgaacagttggagggctgatgttcactgctcccttgagaaagctcttgatctgggggagctgactcagcgagcgagaggagccctttgccaggatggtagacaacgctgcaacctggcgtctgagggtgctgactgcaaggcccttatccagaccctcttgcaaaaagtctagggtctgggggatcgaggctgaggaggcctctatgttcctagtcttgcaccaccgtgagaaggcggcccaggtggcatcgtagattctagtcgtagagggcttcctggacgcttggattgttcgaatgacctggtcagagaatttttgctttctcaggagctccccttcaagtgccaaacggctagctgcagccactggggctccggatgggtgatggccccctggctgagggcaatcttgtcccgggggattctccaaggtctttgaactgagaggctgaccaggtctgcgtaccagggccttctgggccagaagggagccaccagaatgaggtctgccttttcggtcaggagcttgttcaccacttgagggatgagcggaagtggagggaaggcatacagaagtccctgaggccacgctgacctcagagcattggttccctccgcctggggcgagtggtagcgactgaagaagcgtgggagctgtgtgttgttgtgtgtggcaaacaggtctacctgtggcttgccgaacctcctcacgatctgctggaacaggtccgggtgcaggcgccactccgagtggtcgatgcgttggcggctcagccagtctgcttcccggttgcttacgccggagatgtgatctgcactgagagaagccagatgacgttccgcccacctgcccagcgcttctgcctcgagcatgagggcctttgatcgagtgcccccttgccggtttatgtgcccttttgtcgccacattgtctgtcatccacagtacatgagcccctcttactagagatgcgaactttctcagcgctaggcgagctgccctcagttccagccaattgatgctgtgggtggcctccctctgagtccatcggccttgggctaggtggccctgacagtgggcgccccaccccaggaggctggcatccgtggtgacaactagtctctccggctccttgaacaggcagcccttcctgactgccttggacctccaccatg from the Thamnophis elegans isolate rThaEle1 chromosome 5, rThaEle1.pri, whole genome shotgun sequence genome contains:
- the DRAM2 gene encoding DNA damage-regulated autophagy modulator protein 2, translated to MWWFQQGLSFLPSALVICSSAAIVFPYVIGVLLNHIDPFVPYISDTGVFPPERCLFGIMLCFASFLAISTIYVRYKQVSVLNPDEPKMLRLNKAGLVIGMVICFGICIIANFQKNVTYSIHTFGSFLAFGLGIIYILLQTIISYKMQPRIHGKDIFWIRFTMLLWCIVSVLSMGISTSILLSLSGTDSLQKIRWNPQEKGYIFHIIAAASEWSLVFTFVSFFLTFIRDFQKISLHTETILLGPNLYHTQEQLVADEQGMPITGSI